The Streptomyces achromogenes genome window below encodes:
- a CDS encoding class I SAM-dependent methyltransferase has product MNPPADHPPTPDPDGEDLLFGPAADGYARFRPGVPEQVAWLLADAVKGVPDVTLLDLGAGTGQVAAALLPALPHITYVDLVDPSRAQLREAAITLHPLLGNRTLSCHEVPADQFNPQRPHYRADLITCCRAFHWMNRPAVLAMANRVAAPHATLALMGDGSLWTHEADWTGALKGLIQSYLGPGRRAGSCGTYTEPSRRYEDDLADSAFRDVSQHLFRFPRAWTPQQVIGYLRTTSFARADLFAERHAEFEAEALHLLEGHADENGRVTEQVDFTVLLARRPGGTA; this is encoded by the coding sequence GTGAACCCGCCCGCCGATCACCCACCCACTCCGGATCCGGATGGCGAGGACCTGTTGTTCGGGCCAGCGGCCGACGGGTACGCCCGCTTCCGGCCGGGCGTACCCGAGCAGGTTGCGTGGCTACTGGCCGACGCCGTGAAGGGCGTACCGGACGTGACGCTGCTCGACCTCGGAGCGGGCACCGGGCAAGTTGCCGCAGCTCTCCTCCCAGCGCTTCCCCATATCACTTACGTGGATCTGGTCGACCCGAGCCGGGCCCAGCTCCGTGAAGCCGCCATCACCCTCCACCCCCTATTGGGGAACCGCACCCTGTCCTGCCACGAAGTCCCGGCCGACCAGTTCAACCCTCAACGGCCTCACTACCGGGCCGACTTGATCACCTGCTGCCGGGCCTTCCACTGGATGAACCGCCCCGCCGTACTGGCGATGGCCAACCGGGTCGCAGCCCCGCACGCGACGCTCGCACTCATGGGTGACGGCAGCCTGTGGACCCACGAAGCAGACTGGACAGGCGCGTTGAAAGGCTTGATCCAGTCCTATCTCGGGCCCGGCCGCCGTGCCGGCAGCTGCGGCACCTACACCGAGCCGAGCCGCCGTTATGAGGACGACCTCGCCGACTCCGCCTTCAGGGACGTCAGCCAGCACCTCTTCCGCTTCCCCCGGGCCTGGACGCCGCAGCAAGTGATCGGCTATCTGCGCACCACCTCGTTCGCCAGAGCCGACCTGTTCGCCGAGCGGCACGCCGAGTTCGAAGCGGAGGCGCTGCACCTGCTCGAAGGACACGCCGATGAGAACGGACGGGTGACCGAGCAGGTCGACTTCACGGTGCTGCTGGCCCGCCGCCCGGGAGGCACCGCGTGA
- a CDS encoding GAF domain-containing protein: MNPHAQSDLRSATGSDIDWQSHLPEFLDPAAPPVGAFDAFAQQVAAAAGTPYAMLNWVGSEQFFLGLANPAGGELPVVGRTMPLTHGFCPHVVQRRGSLVLTDVLDFDEFAGNPVVDEIGVRVYGGAPLIDERTNHVWGTVCVVGTEPRDRAEGRPLWALIDHYRDLFMTEFYRRTSA; encoded by the coding sequence GTGAACCCCCACGCTCAATCCGACCTCCGGTCCGCCACCGGCTCCGACATCGACTGGCAGAGCCACCTGCCCGAATTCCTCGACCCCGCAGCTCCGCCCGTCGGCGCCTTCGACGCATTCGCCCAGCAGGTCGCCGCCGCGGCAGGCACTCCGTACGCGATGCTCAACTGGGTCGGCAGCGAGCAGTTCTTCCTCGGTCTCGCCAACCCCGCAGGGGGCGAACTGCCGGTGGTGGGCCGCACCATGCCACTGACCCACGGCTTCTGCCCGCACGTCGTCCAGCGCCGGGGCTCGCTGGTCCTGACCGACGTCCTCGACTTCGACGAGTTCGCCGGCAACCCGGTCGTCGACGAGATCGGGGTCCGCGTGTATGGAGGAGCCCCCCTCATCGACGAGCGTACGAACCATGTCTGGGGCACGGTCTGCGTGGTCGGCACCGAGCCGCGCGACCGCGCGGAAGGCCGGCCGCTGTGGGCCCTCATCGACCACTATCGCGACCTCTTCATGACCGAGTTCTACCGGCGCACCAGCGCCTAG
- a CDS encoding acyl-CoA dehydrogenase family protein yields MPTMSSTTPDLTPDYEALVQHFDEFANAEVTPRVQRMESSPHAVERDLALLMAEQGWFGATIPRQYGGMHAGHLAKTLMIQRMARASGAAGAILQASQLPVSMIIHFGSDEQKALLLPQVASGDTLLSIAVTEEETGSHVLGMETTARREGSDWIIDGSKVHIGNSHIAHVHCVVARTDSADTAGSRALTAFLVEHDRDGLTVEPHRSALGLHGFSFGKLTFDGVRIPEANVIGGVGDGKDIAYSSSILYGRPNLAAVSLGIHEAIVECVTDFLEGRRRYNGTLADLPVLRDRVGDMKSRLMASRELAYLAVRMLDSGRSCDDRLINSKYLNHKWAVQSGQDAMELHGAHALRTDYALQRLWRDVQHTYSPAGTGEVQRQRLAETELGAPPVQWSERLAAKTSLFLPTSTAA; encoded by the coding sequence ATGCCCACGATGTCGTCCACGACTCCGGATCTCACGCCCGACTACGAAGCCCTGGTCCAGCACTTCGACGAGTTCGCAAACGCCGAAGTCACCCCCCGAGTCCAGCGCATGGAGTCCTCCCCTCACGCCGTGGAACGCGACCTGGCCCTGCTCATGGCCGAGCAGGGATGGTTCGGCGCCACGATCCCCCGCCAGTACGGCGGTATGCATGCGGGACATCTCGCCAAAACCCTCATGATCCAGAGAATGGCGCGGGCCTCGGGCGCGGCCGGCGCCATCCTGCAGGCGAGCCAGCTGCCCGTATCGATGATCATCCACTTCGGCAGCGACGAGCAGAAGGCCCTGCTGCTGCCCCAGGTCGCCTCCGGGGACACGCTGCTGTCGATCGCGGTGACCGAAGAAGAGACCGGCAGCCACGTGCTCGGCATGGAGACCACCGCCCGCCGCGAGGGCAGCGACTGGATCATCGACGGCAGCAAGGTCCATATCGGCAACAGTCACATCGCCCACGTCCACTGCGTCGTGGCCCGCACCGACTCCGCCGACACGGCCGGCTCCCGCGCCCTGACTGCCTTCCTCGTCGAACACGACCGCGACGGACTGACCGTCGAACCGCACCGGTCCGCCCTCGGCCTGCACGGCTTCAGCTTCGGCAAGCTCACTTTCGACGGCGTACGAATACCCGAGGCCAACGTGATCGGCGGCGTAGGCGACGGCAAAGACATCGCCTACAGCAGCAGCATCCTCTATGGCCGGCCCAACCTCGCCGCGGTGTCCCTCGGCATCCACGAAGCGATCGTGGAATGCGTGACCGACTTCCTTGAGGGGCGCCGCCGCTACAACGGCACCCTCGCCGACCTTCCCGTCCTGCGCGACCGGGTCGGCGACATGAAGTCCCGGCTGATGGCCAGCCGCGAGCTCGCCTACCTCGCCGTACGCATGCTCGACTCCGGCCGCAGCTGCGATGACCGGCTCATCAACTCCAAGTACCTCAACCATAAATGGGCCGTTCAATCGGGCCAGGACGCCATGGAACTGCACGGCGCCCACGCCTTGCGCACGGACTACGCCCTCCAGCGGCTATGGCGGGACGTCCAGCACACCTACTCGCCCGCCGGAACCGGTGAAGTACAGCGCCAGCGCCTGGCCGAAACCGAGCTCGGTGCCCCTCCCGTCCAGTGGTCCGAACGGCTCGCCGCCAAAACCTCGCTCTTCCTCCCCACCAGCACAGCCGCCTGA
- a CDS encoding DUF742 domain-containing protein, with product MAAASGPAWTVEDTEAPSLYVLTGGQTKPTHDLQLETLLWAEGEPPSGQPPEAEQAMALCRERPLAVAEIGALIGLPFQITRILMSRLIDIGALSAVTAAGSADLPDVALLKALRDGLLKL from the coding sequence ATGGCGGCCGCAAGCGGCCCGGCCTGGACCGTCGAGGACACCGAGGCCCCCAGCCTTTATGTCCTGACCGGCGGCCAGACCAAGCCCACACACGACTTGCAGCTCGAGACGCTGCTGTGGGCCGAGGGAGAACCGCCCTCCGGCCAGCCACCAGAAGCCGAGCAGGCCATGGCGTTGTGCCGGGAGCGGCCCCTGGCCGTCGCCGAGATCGGCGCCCTGATCGGGCTGCCGTTCCAGATCACCAGGATCCTCATGTCCCGGCTGATCGACATCGGTGCGCTGAGCGCCGTGACCGCCGCAGGCTCCGCCGACCTTCCCGACGTTGCTCTCCTGAAGGCCCTTCGCGATGGACTCCTCAAGCTCTGA
- a CDS encoding GTP-binding protein, with product MDSSSSDLGLSRPLADARPTSVKIVVAGGFGVGKTTFVGAVSEITPLRTEAVMTAASEGVDDLTLLFDKKATTVGMDFGRITFPQLNTILMLFGTPGQTRFWFMWDELTRGALAAVVLVDTRRLDESFPAVDYFERLGLPFLVAVNEFDNASRYDPDEVSSALALPATVPVMLCDARKRADAAGVLGRLVDHALIRSHAPANLLQGAQL from the coding sequence ATGGACTCCTCAAGCTCTGACCTCGGACTCTCACGCCCGCTCGCCGACGCGAGGCCCACCTCTGTCAAGATCGTCGTCGCCGGCGGGTTCGGCGTCGGCAAAACCACCTTTGTGGGCGCCGTCTCCGAGATCACCCCGCTGCGTACCGAGGCCGTGATGACCGCCGCCTCGGAGGGCGTGGACGACCTCACGCTGCTGTTCGACAAGAAGGCGACCACCGTCGGCATGGACTTCGGCCGAATCACCTTCCCGCAGCTCAACACCATCCTAATGCTGTTCGGCACGCCAGGACAGACCCGGTTCTGGTTCATGTGGGACGAGCTCACGCGAGGCGCCCTCGCCGCGGTCGTCCTCGTCGACACCCGCCGTCTCGACGAAAGCTTTCCCGCGGTCGACTACTTCGAGCGACTCGGACTGCCCTTCCTGGTCGCCGTGAACGAGTTCGACAACGCCAGCCGCTACGACCCCGACGAGGTCTCCTCCGCACTCGCCCTGCCGGCCACTGTTCCGGTCATGCTGTGCGATGCCCGCAAGCGGGCGGACGCGGCCGGCGTCCTCGGCCGACTCGTCGACCACGCGCTCATCCGCTCGCATGCCCCCGCCAACCTCCTTCAAGGAGCACAGCTGTGA
- a CDS encoding ABC transporter ATP-binding protein: MSAEPTSQASDGAASRRLPPPPPAELRYGGRYAKNPLTDASFAQMCRRLPSVLAQTARMAWAIDRSAVLLLAGCQLAIGVSAAVLLTATSRAMHWILADGEVADRLHQALPALLVLACASAAGRVATALSSYADGRITPRLTTESDCALVAAVCRMEAAARAEDGCADRQEAAEMGVVRSHVMVQDATRFTAAVVRMVSASGVLSVLHPLLLPLLLLAVVPAGVGAVLHARVSYETHYANVGDRNVRQNLRGWATSVKFTDEIRANGMTSYLVFWYRSISERIDARTLAAAPKMLRIVLVSSAIGGIFLVATWAGLAWLAASGRIEPSIAATAVIAVQTALAALSQLVIYGAAMFHTSLYLADMGGFLDYAAERAPNRGEFTPSRPVEEIRLDEVVYRYPGKETPAVAGVSLAVRSGEILAVVGENGSGKSTLTRLLAAIFLADKGMVSWNGRDVADLDPDSLWDLSGLVPQNFAHWPLSVRDNVTLGQPREAGDDLVWRALEEVGLRDAVEELPDGLDTLLARELWGGTELSGGQWQRLACARALYRRSSLLILDEPTSQMDARGEHAILEEIKTIAAGRITIVVTHQLVNTKIADRIIVMEHGRIAEHGTYDELAYGGGLFAELLALSTDR, translated from the coding sequence GTGAGCGCCGAGCCCACATCTCAGGCGTCTGACGGCGCGGCGTCGCGCCGATTGCCGCCTCCGCCGCCCGCCGAGCTGCGCTACGGCGGCCGGTACGCCAAGAACCCCCTGACAGACGCATCGTTCGCGCAGATGTGCAGGCGGCTTCCGTCAGTGCTGGCGCAGACCGCACGGATGGCGTGGGCGATCGACCGGTCGGCGGTGCTGCTGCTGGCGGGCTGCCAGCTGGCCATCGGCGTGAGCGCCGCCGTACTGCTCACCGCCACATCCCGCGCGATGCACTGGATCCTCGCCGACGGCGAGGTGGCCGACCGGCTCCACCAGGCGCTGCCGGCCCTGCTGGTCCTCGCCTGCGCCTCAGCGGCAGGGCGGGTGGCGACCGCCCTGTCCTCGTACGCGGACGGCCGGATCACCCCGCGGTTGACGACCGAGTCCGACTGCGCCCTGGTGGCGGCGGTGTGCCGGATGGAGGCCGCCGCGCGGGCGGAGGACGGCTGCGCGGACCGGCAAGAGGCGGCGGAGATGGGGGTGGTCCGCAGCCACGTGATGGTGCAGGACGCCACCCGGTTCACCGCCGCTGTCGTACGTATGGTCAGCGCGAGCGGGGTGCTGTCGGTGCTGCACCCGCTGTTGCTGCCGCTGTTGCTGCTCGCCGTCGTCCCCGCCGGCGTGGGCGCCGTCCTGCACGCCCGTGTCAGCTACGAGACGCACTACGCCAACGTGGGCGACCGCAATGTTCGGCAGAACCTGCGCGGCTGGGCGACCAGCGTGAAGTTCACCGATGAGATCCGCGCCAACGGCATGACCTCGTACCTGGTGTTCTGGTACCGGTCGATCTCGGAGCGGATCGACGCGCGCACCCTCGCCGCGGCGCCGAAGATGTTGCGGATCGTGCTGGTCAGTTCGGCGATCGGCGGCATCTTCCTCGTCGCCACCTGGGCGGGTCTCGCCTGGCTGGCGGCCAGCGGGCGGATCGAGCCGTCGATCGCCGCGACCGCGGTCATCGCGGTGCAGACCGCGCTCGCCGCCCTCAGTCAGCTCGTCATCTACGGCGCAGCCATGTTCCACACCTCCCTCTACCTCGCGGACATGGGCGGCTTTCTCGACTACGCCGCCGAACGCGCGCCCAACCGGGGCGAGTTCACGCCGAGTCGGCCGGTGGAGGAGATCCGCCTCGACGAGGTCGTGTACCGGTATCCGGGCAAGGAGACTCCGGCCGTGGCGGGAGTGTCGCTGGCGGTGCGCAGCGGCGAAATCCTCGCCGTGGTCGGCGAGAACGGCTCGGGGAAGTCCACCCTTACCCGGCTGCTCGCCGCCATCTTCCTGGCCGACAAGGGCATGGTCTCCTGGAACGGCCGCGACGTCGCCGACCTCGACCCCGACAGCCTGTGGGACCTGTCCGGGCTGGTGCCGCAGAACTTCGCGCACTGGCCTCTGTCCGTCCGCGACAACGTCACCCTCGGCCAGCCCCGCGAGGCGGGCGACGACCTGGTGTGGCGGGCCTTGGAGGAGGTCGGGCTGCGGGACGCCGTCGAGGAACTCCCCGACGGCCTGGACACGCTGCTGGCCCGGGAGCTGTGGGGCGGGACGGAACTCTCCGGTGGGCAGTGGCAGCGCCTGGCATGCGCGCGGGCCCTGTATCGCAGGTCAAGCCTGCTGATCCTGGACGAGCCTACCAGCCAGATGGATGCCCGCGGCGAGCACGCCATCCTGGAAGAGATCAAGACCATCGCTGCCGGCCGGATCACGATCGTGGTGACCCACCAGCTGGTCAATACCAAGATCGCCGACCGGATCATCGTGATGGAGCACGGCCGGATCGCCGAACACGGGACGTACGACGAACTCGCTTACGGCGGTGGCCTGTTCGCCGAACTTCTGGCCCTGTCCACCGACCGCTGA
- a CDS encoding roadblock/LC7 domain-containing protein, whose product MTTDSTTVKPEEIVDQLLNDLAQVPDVTGVLLASQDGLRLAHAGPGMDGTLADRLAAVINGMYSIANGVDDGKGRVEQVLVRKNNWILFIMSSGSPPAVVARNAGRDPDKVESVLGVLTNTRADEGAVGFAMVNLIQRMGELLATQARVGGAPSGDGQ is encoded by the coding sequence ATGACCACCGACTCGACGACAGTCAAGCCGGAAGAGATTGTGGACCAGCTGCTCAACGACCTGGCCCAGGTGCCGGATGTGACCGGAGTCCTGCTCGCCTCGCAGGACGGTCTGCGGCTGGCTCATGCAGGACCGGGAATGGACGGCACTCTGGCGGACCGCCTGGCCGCAGTGATCAACGGCATGTACTCGATCGCCAACGGTGTCGACGACGGCAAGGGCCGTGTCGAACAGGTCCTGGTCAGGAAGAACAACTGGATCCTGTTCATCATGAGTTCCGGGAGTCCGCCGGCCGTGGTGGCGCGGAACGCGGGACGTGACCCGGACAAGGTCGAAAGCGTGTTGGGCGTGCTGACCAACACGCGGGCGGACGAGGGTGCCGTCGGTTTTGCGATGGTCAACCTGATCCAGCGGATGGGCGAGTTGCTGGCCACACAGGCACGCGTGGGCGGGGCCCCTTCCGGTGACGGCCAGTGA
- a CDS encoding NUDIX hydrolase, which yields MTAPAVTTTTAALLVSADGRYLLHLRDANKNICSAGQWSLPGGHPEPGESLDDTIARELMEEAGLHIPDLVPLAVVEDIDADDRTTSRVQVYTGTWDGDPALLPLTEGIMLRFTDAEQIPYLTMDPGTTAVIRHHQEGRRPDGDAADALPVLRLRDADTKTVPNVIGVHLYLERDGEILLGLRHPDSAYAPLEHHFLAGHCERESAIACLIREAWEEAGLVIKAVDVELVHAVHLVDSPGAQPRLQLVFRAHRWQGEPQVLEPDKCVSWGWWPADALPEPTVAYTRAAIDGIRSGRLYTELGWA from the coding sequence GTGACCGCACCAGCCGTTACCACGACCACGGCGGCGCTGCTCGTCAGCGCGGACGGCCGCTACCTGCTGCATCTGCGGGACGCGAACAAAAACATCTGCAGCGCCGGACAGTGGTCCCTGCCCGGAGGCCATCCCGAACCCGGCGAAAGCCTCGACGACACGATCGCCCGCGAACTGATGGAAGAGGCCGGCCTGCACATCCCCGACCTCGTCCCGCTCGCCGTCGTCGAGGACATCGACGCCGACGACCGGACCACCAGCCGGGTCCAGGTGTACACCGGGACGTGGGACGGCGACCCCGCCCTGCTGCCCCTCACCGAGGGGATCATGCTGCGCTTCACCGATGCCGAGCAGATCCCGTATCTGACCATGGACCCCGGCACCACAGCCGTCATCCGCCACCACCAGGAGGGTCGACGCCCAGACGGTGATGCCGCCGACGCGTTGCCGGTGCTGCGCCTACGCGATGCCGACACGAAGACGGTGCCGAACGTTATCGGCGTCCATCTGTACCTGGAACGGGACGGCGAGATCCTGCTCGGGTTGCGGCATCCCGACTCCGCCTACGCGCCCCTGGAGCACCACTTCCTGGCCGGTCACTGCGAACGGGAATCCGCCATCGCCTGCCTGATCCGGGAGGCTTGGGAGGAGGCCGGGTTGGTGATCAAGGCTGTGGACGTCGAACTCGTGCACGCCGTCCACCTCGTCGACTCCCCCGGCGCACAGCCGCGCCTCCAGCTGGTCTTCCGAGCCCACCGATGGCAAGGCGAACCCCAGGTCCTCGAGCCGGACAAGTGCGTCAGCTGGGGCTGGTGGCCCGCCGACGCCCTGCCGGAGCCCACCGTCGCCTACACCCGGGCCGCCATCGACGGCATCCGGAGCGGACGCCTCTACACCGAACTCGGCTGGGCCTGA
- a CDS encoding protein-L-isoaspartate O-methyltransferase family protein codes for MPEPAPPVSPTIAAMDDTDAARARAAMVARFHKAGHLPPGPVSEALLALDRQVLMPQAYVRRSAPDEAPPRWDLLDWSVREDRDELLHVLYSGDSVAIQHDGEPLLGRARGTRSGGAMTSMSSVMGMTAELLQELDLEPGQRVLDVGTGAAVTAAVACFVSGDAGVVTIDRDEHVTSAAAAHLADLDYRPTVITGDGKAGWPDRAPYDRVFVSFAVPRVPPALVEQLAPQGLSLATVGTSSPSWPGLAVITKTARGRVAGELRAVEFGHRAGWGWGRLFLSAAFREQMATAEGVIVRGHRLPPPREARGFWLALDHLRPGLVCNFGAEHLQIGAPECGSWVRVSPDGDGTCSVTEFGPRSIWHEIEEIADQWRVAGEPDAYRIEFSADGKQWAVAGSGRVELCWTLRDERPVKGDLQ; via the coding sequence ATGCCCGAACCCGCCCCACCCGTCTCCCCCACCATCGCAGCCATGGACGACACCGACGCGGCGAGAGCCCGTGCGGCCATGGTCGCCCGCTTCCACAAGGCCGGGCATCTACCCCCGGGCCCGGTGTCCGAGGCACTTCTGGCGCTGGACCGCCAGGTACTGATGCCGCAGGCGTACGTGCGACGCAGCGCACCGGACGAGGCCCCACCACGCTGGGATCTGCTGGACTGGTCGGTGCGCGAGGACCGGGACGAGCTGTTGCACGTGCTCTACAGCGGGGACAGCGTCGCCATCCAGCATGACGGTGAACCACTGCTGGGCCGGGCGCGTGGCACGCGCTCGGGCGGGGCGATGACGTCCATGTCGAGTGTGATGGGGATGACCGCCGAGCTCCTGCAGGAGCTGGATCTGGAGCCTGGACAGCGGGTGCTGGATGTCGGCACGGGCGCCGCCGTGACCGCTGCGGTGGCCTGCTTCGTCAGCGGCGACGCCGGGGTCGTCACCATCGACCGCGACGAACACGTCACCTCGGCCGCCGCCGCGCACCTCGCCGACCTCGACTACCGGCCCACCGTGATCACGGGAGATGGAAAGGCGGGCTGGCCCGACCGGGCGCCGTACGACCGGGTGTTCGTCTCCTTCGCCGTGCCCCGGGTGCCACCGGCGCTGGTGGAACAGCTCGCGCCGCAGGGGTTATCGCTGGCGACGGTCGGCACCAGCTCGCCCTCGTGGCCGGGACTTGCCGTGATCACGAAAACCGCCCGGGGACGCGTCGCGGGAGAGCTGCGGGCGGTCGAGTTCGGGCACCGCGCCGGGTGGGGCTGGGGCCGCCTCTTCCTGTCCGCCGCGTTCCGCGAACAGATGGCCACAGCCGAAGGCGTGATCGTACGCGGGCACCGCCTGCCACCACCCCGAGAGGCGCGGGGATTCTGGCTGGCCCTCGATCACCTTCGGCCCGGACTGGTATGCAACTTCGGCGCCGAGCACCTTCAGATAGGAGCTCCGGAGTGCGGCTCCTGGGTGCGCGTGAGCCCGGATGGTGACGGCACGTGCTCAGTCACAGAGTTCGGGCCTCGCAGCATCTGGCACGAGATCGAAGAGATCGCGGACCAGTGGCGGGTGGCCGGCGAACCCGACGCGTACCGGATCGAGTTCTCTGCGGACGGAAAGCAGTGGGCGGTCGCCGGATCCGGCCGTGTCGAGCTGTGCTGGACGCTCCGCGACGAACGCCCTGTGAAAGGGGACCTGCAGTGA